From Corynebacterium frankenforstense DSM 45800, the proteins below share one genomic window:
- the ychF gene encoding redox-regulated ATPase YchF: MSLTLGIVGLPNVGKSTLFNALTRNDVLAANYPFATIEPNVGLVELPDKRLKRLAEMFESERILPATVSFVDIAGIVKGASEGEGMGNAFLANIREADAICQVVRAFADDNVVHVDGEVNPASDISVIQTELILADLQTIEKAVPRLEKEARKDKERAAELEAAQKAQAVLEDDRTLFAAAKNGEIDLTALKELHLMTAKPFLFVFNSDEEVLTDEDRKQELRELVAPADCVFLDAKSEAELLELDEDEAAELLSAVGQEEPGLQTLAKAGFATLGLQTYLTAGPKEARAWTIHQGDTAPQAAGVIHSDFEKGFIKAEIVSFDDLDELGSMAEARAHGKVRQEGKDYVMQDGDVVEFKFNV, translated from the coding sequence GTGAGCCTTACTCTTGGAATCGTCGGTCTGCCCAACGTGGGGAAGTCCACCCTGTTCAACGCCCTGACGCGCAATGACGTCCTCGCGGCGAACTACCCCTTCGCAACCATCGAGCCGAACGTCGGCCTCGTCGAGCTGCCGGACAAGCGGCTCAAGCGCCTGGCCGAGATGTTCGAGTCCGAGCGCATCCTGCCGGCCACCGTGTCCTTCGTGGACATCGCCGGCATCGTCAAGGGCGCCTCGGAGGGCGAGGGCATGGGCAACGCCTTCCTCGCCAACATCCGCGAGGCCGACGCGATCTGCCAGGTCGTCCGCGCCTTCGCCGACGACAACGTCGTCCACGTCGACGGCGAGGTCAACCCGGCCAGCGACATCTCGGTCATCCAGACGGAGCTGATCCTGGCGGACCTGCAGACCATCGAGAAGGCCGTCCCGCGCCTGGAGAAGGAGGCGCGCAAGGACAAGGAGCGTGCCGCCGAGCTCGAGGCCGCCCAGAAGGCCCAGGCCGTCCTCGAGGACGACCGCACGCTCTTCGCCGCCGCCAAGAACGGCGAGATCGACCTGACCGCCCTCAAGGAGCTGCACCTGATGACGGCCAAGCCGTTCCTCTTCGTGTTCAACTCCGACGAGGAGGTCCTCACCGACGAGGACCGCAAGCAGGAGCTGCGCGAGCTGGTCGCCCCGGCCGACTGCGTCTTCCTCGACGCCAAGAGCGAGGCCGAGCTGCTCGAGCTCGACGAGGACGAGGCCGCCGAGCTGCTCTCCGCCGTCGGCCAGGAGGAGCCGGGCCTGCAGACGCTGGCCAAGGCCGGCTTCGCCACCCTGGGCCTGCAGACCTACCTGACCGCCGGGCCCAAGGAGGCCCGCGCCTGGACGATCCACCAGGGCGACACCGCCCCGCAGGCCGCCGGCGTGATCCACTCCGACTTCGAGAAGGGCTTCATCAAGGCCGAGATCGTCAGCTTCGACGACCTCGACGAGCTCGGCTCCATGGCCGAGGCCCGCGCCCACGGCAAGGTCCGCCAGGAGGGCAAGGACTACGTCAT